One window of the Klebsiella oxytoca genome contains the following:
- a CDS encoding DUF4311 domain-containing protein, protein MFLIILIKSLIIGGLVGVGVGAGAARMFHAPTTQGMGAFRTLGELNSCEGDPASHFSFGLGFFFNAWASSVAAGSFTQDVDHRIIPNWGAAALMIKNRNVGETLHDPKKMAIACGVIGMLVVAFLNLTASSVPEALQVTAVKVLVPAANLLVNTVMPVIFWLAAIDAGKKSGFWATIFGGAAQLIMGNAVPGLVLGILIGKGVEESGWNRVTKVMMVAIVALFVLSGFFRGFDMKMIESFNLTVPNWLELIHNSLSGK, encoded by the coding sequence ATGTTCCTGATAATATTAATAAAATCGCTCATCATCGGCGGCCTGGTTGGCGTCGGCGTAGGCGCCGGAGCGGCACGCATGTTTCATGCGCCCACCACGCAAGGGATGGGCGCATTTCGTACGTTGGGTGAGCTGAATTCATGTGAAGGCGATCCGGCTTCCCACTTCTCTTTTGGTCTGGGCTTCTTCTTCAACGCCTGGGCCTCTTCCGTCGCGGCGGGTTCCTTCACTCAGGACGTTGACCACCGCATCATCCCCAACTGGGGCGCAGCAGCGCTGATGATCAAAAACCGCAACGTCGGCGAGACGCTGCACGATCCGAAAAAGATGGCCATCGCCTGCGGCGTTATCGGCATGCTTGTTGTGGCCTTCCTTAACCTGACCGCCTCTTCAGTACCGGAAGCGTTGCAGGTGACGGCGGTAAAAGTGCTGGTTCCGGCGGCAAACCTGTTGGTTAACACCGTGATGCCGGTCATTTTCTGGCTGGCGGCGATTGATGCCGGTAAAAAGTCGGGCTTCTGGGCGACGATTTTCGGCGGTGCAGCGCAGCTGATTATGGGTAACGCCGTTCCGGGCCTGGTGCTGGGTATCCTGATTGGTAAAGGCGTAGAAGAGAGCGGCTGGAACCGCGTCACTAAAGTGATGATGGTGGCAATCGTCGCGCTGTTCGTTCTGAGCGGCTTCTTCCGCGGTTTCGATATGAAGATGATTGAATCCTTCAATCTGACCGTACCGAACTGGCTCGAACTGATCCACAACTCGCTCAGCGGTAAATAA
- a CDS encoding DUF4310 family protein, whose translation MEQNKGFWYADWSFPIFVGLLSSGVFAGTHMYYLYGIGAFNEVAFVAMLKAGIDTGAYGAVAAFGASFLFARIIEGSLVGILDIGGAIQTGVGLGVPALLLGAGFIFPVANFAASLVTGLVIGLAIGYIIILARKFTINQSDSTYGADVMMGAGNASGRFLGPLIILSAMTASIPIGIGSLVGALLFYIWQKPITGGAILGAMLLGSIFPVAIS comes from the coding sequence ATGGAACAAAATAAAGGTTTTTGGTATGCCGACTGGTCGTTCCCGATCTTTGTTGGCCTGCTCTCTTCCGGCGTCTTTGCCGGGACGCATATGTACTACCTCTACGGCATCGGTGCGTTTAACGAAGTGGCCTTCGTGGCGATGCTGAAAGCGGGAATTGATACCGGAGCCTACGGCGCGGTAGCGGCGTTCGGCGCCAGCTTCCTGTTCGCTCGTATTATCGAAGGCTCGCTGGTGGGGATTCTGGATATCGGCGGAGCGATTCAGACCGGCGTTGGCCTGGGCGTTCCGGCACTGCTGCTCGGCGCGGGCTTTATTTTCCCGGTCGCCAACTTTGCCGCCTCTCTGGTCACCGGTCTGGTGATTGGCCTCGCGATAGGCTACATCATCATCCTGGCGCGTAAATTCACCATCAACCAGAGCGATTCCACCTACGGCGCTGACGTCATGATGGGGGCCGGTAACGCCTCCGGCCGCTTCCTCGGGCCGTTGATTATCCTCAGCGCCATGACCGCCTCTATTCCAATCGGCATTGGTTCTCTGGTGGGGGCACTGCTGTTCTACATCTGGCAGAAACCTATCACCGGCGGCGCGATCCTCGGCGCAATGCTCCTTGGCTCCATCTTCCCGGTAGCGATTAGTTAA
- a CDS encoding amidohydrolase/deacetylase family metallohydrolase yields MFDLLLRRARLVDDTLTDIAIRDGKIAALGEISAPARKTIELDGRYYVSAGWIDSHVHCYPNSPIYHDEPDSVGIATGVTTVIDAGSTGADDVDDFYQLTRKAATEVYALLNISRVGLIAQNELANMANIDADAVKQAVNRYPNFIVGLKARMSSSVVGENGITPLARAKAIQQENGDLPLMVHIGNNPPNLDEIADLLTSGDIITHCYNGKPNRILTPSGELKSSISRALQRGVRLDIGHGTASFSFEVARRAIAMGILPHTISSDIYCRNRIDGPVRSLALVMSKFLAIGMSLPQVIDCVTVNAADGLHLTHKGRLEVGYDADLTLFTLERTPTVLVDAEKESLQADKILQPLAAIRAGKGYLTEQGSAENAFDF; encoded by the coding sequence ATGTTTGATTTACTCCTGCGCCGTGCGCGCCTCGTCGACGATACCCTCACCGATATCGCCATCCGGGACGGTAAAATCGCGGCGCTTGGCGAGATTAGCGCTCCCGCGCGTAAAACTATTGAGCTGGACGGCCGCTACTACGTCAGCGCAGGCTGGATTGATTCCCACGTTCACTGTTATCCGAACTCGCCGATTTACCATGATGAACCGGACAGCGTAGGGATTGCTACCGGCGTGACCACCGTGATTGACGCAGGAAGCACCGGTGCGGACGACGTTGATGACTTCTACCAACTGACCCGCAAGGCCGCGACCGAGGTTTATGCCCTGCTTAATATCTCCCGCGTTGGGCTGATTGCCCAGAACGAACTGGCCAATATGGCCAATATCGATGCGGACGCGGTGAAGCAGGCGGTTAACCGCTACCCGAACTTTATCGTCGGCCTGAAGGCGCGGATGAGCAGCAGCGTGGTGGGTGAAAACGGTATTACGCCGCTGGCGCGCGCGAAGGCGATCCAGCAGGAAAACGGCGATCTGCCGCTGATGGTGCACATTGGCAACAATCCGCCGAACCTTGATGAAATTGCCGACCTGCTGACCTCCGGCGACATTATTACCCACTGCTACAACGGCAAGCCCAATCGCATCCTGACGCCGTCCGGTGAACTGAAGAGCTCGATTAGCCGAGCCCTACAGCGCGGCGTGCGTCTTGATATCGGTCACGGCACCGCCAGCTTTAGCTTTGAGGTAGCGCGTCGGGCGATTGCCATGGGCATTCTGCCGCACACCATTAGTTCTGATATTTACTGCCGTAACCGTATTGACGGTCCGGTACGTTCGCTGGCGCTGGTGATGTCAAAATTCCTCGCCATCGGTATGTCATTGCCGCAGGTCATTGACTGCGTAACCGTTAACGCCGCAGACGGCCTGCATCTGACGCATAAAGGGCGGCTGGAAGTGGGCTATGACGCCGATCTCACGCTGTTTACCCTCGAGCGGACGCCAACGGTGCTGGTAGATGCTGAAAAAGAGAGCCTTCAGGCCGATAAGATTCTGCAGCCGCTTGCCGCCATTCGCGCGGGCAAGGGCTATCTGACCGAACAAGGGAGCGCGGAAAATGCCTTCGATTTTTGA
- a CDS encoding DgaE family pyridoxal phosphate-dependent ammonia lyase, which translates to MPSIFEKYDLKQVINTSGRMTILGVSTPRPEVVEAAMAGMNQYFEMKDLVNKTGAYIAKLLDVEGATVVSCASAGIAQSVAAVLVKDSDWLLENLHVTPIENNEIVLPKGHNVNFGAPVGTMVALGGGRLVEAGYANECSAEQLAAAITPRTAAILYIKSHHCVQKSMLNVAQAAAVARIHNLPLIVDAAAEEDLQAYYRAGADLVIYSGAKAIEGPTSGLVIGKTQYVEWVKRQSNGIGRAMKVGKEGILGLTCAIEHYLTAAKETGEEMVAKMTPFINQLNTLSGVTARVVWDSAGRDIARAEIKFDEAVTGVNTGDLVNALKQGEYAIYFRGYKANEGIIEADVRSVNAQQLEIVSRRIAEVLNKENNA; encoded by the coding sequence ATGCCTTCGATTTTTGAGAAATACGATTTAAAACAGGTCATTAACACTTCTGGTCGTATGACCATTCTCGGCGTCTCCACGCCGCGACCTGAAGTGGTTGAGGCCGCGATGGCGGGCATGAACCAGTATTTCGAAATGAAAGACCTGGTGAATAAAACCGGTGCCTATATCGCGAAGCTACTCGACGTGGAAGGGGCGACCGTCGTCTCCTGCGCTTCAGCGGGCATCGCCCAGTCGGTGGCGGCGGTGCTGGTGAAAGACAGCGACTGGTTGCTGGAAAATCTGCACGTAACGCCGATTGAAAACAACGAAATCGTCTTGCCAAAGGGTCATAACGTCAACTTTGGCGCGCCGGTCGGCACCATGGTAGCGCTGGGCGGCGGCAGGCTGGTGGAAGCGGGTTACGCCAACGAATGTTCCGCAGAGCAGCTGGCGGCGGCGATTACGCCGCGCACCGCGGCCATTCTGTACATTAAATCCCACCACTGCGTGCAGAAAAGCATGCTCAATGTGGCGCAGGCGGCAGCGGTTGCCCGGATCCACAATTTACCGCTGATTGTCGATGCGGCGGCGGAAGAAGATCTCCAGGCCTATTATCGCGCGGGGGCGGATCTGGTGATTTACAGCGGCGCGAAGGCGATAGAAGGGCCGACCAGCGGGCTGGTCATCGGCAAAACCCAATATGTTGAGTGGGTCAAACGCCAGTCGAACGGCATTGGCCGGGCGATGAAGGTTGGCAAAGAGGGGATTCTCGGCCTGACCTGCGCCATCGAACACTACCTGACGGCGGCGAAAGAGACCGGTGAAGAGATGGTCGCGAAGATGACGCCGTTTATTAACCAACTTAATACTCTTAGCGGCGTGACCGCACGAGTCGTCTGGGACAGCGCCGGTCGCGATATCGCGCGGGCGGAAATTAAATTTGATGAAGCGGTGACCGGCGTCAACACCGGCGATCTGGTGAACGCGCTGAAGCAGGGTGAATATGCCATCTACTTCCGCGGTTATAAAGCCAACGAAGGCATTATTGAAGCCGATGTCCGCAGCGTGAACGCGCAGCAGCTGGAGATAGTCTCCCGCCGCATCGCTGAGGTTCTGAACAAGGAAAATAACGCATGA
- the dagF gene encoding 2-dehydro-3-deoxy-phosphogluconate aldolase: MKLTPNFYRDRVCLNVLAGSKDNASEIYEAAEGHVLVGVLSKNYPDVASAVADMREYAQRIDNALSVGLGAGDPNQSAMVSEISRQVQPQHVNQVFTGVATSRALLGQNETVVNGLVSPTGTPGMVKISTGPLSSNAPDGIVPLETAIALLKDMGGSSIKYFPMGGLKHRDEFIAVAEACARHDFWLEPTGGIDLENYGEILQIALDAGVSKIIPHIYSSIIDKASGNTRPEDVRQLLSMTKQLVK; encoded by the coding sequence ATGAAACTGACCCCTAATTTTTACCGTGACCGCGTCTGCCTGAACGTACTGGCGGGCAGCAAAGATAACGCCAGCGAAATTTATGAGGCGGCGGAAGGTCATGTACTGGTGGGCGTACTCTCCAAAAATTATCCGGACGTCGCCAGCGCGGTAGCCGATATGCGTGAATACGCGCAGCGGATTGATAACGCGCTTTCCGTAGGACTGGGGGCGGGCGATCCGAACCAGTCGGCGATGGTCAGTGAAATTTCGCGTCAGGTTCAGCCGCAGCACGTCAACCAGGTGTTTACCGGCGTAGCGACCAGCCGCGCGCTGCTTGGGCAGAACGAAACCGTGGTCAACGGCCTGGTCTCGCCAACCGGTACGCCGGGCATGGTGAAGATCTCCACCGGCCCGCTCAGCAGCAACGCGCCGGACGGTATCGTGCCGCTGGAAACCGCGATTGCTCTGCTGAAAGATATGGGCGGCAGCTCGATTAAATACTTCCCGATGGGCGGATTAAAGCATCGCGACGAGTTTATTGCGGTAGCCGAGGCCTGCGCCCGCCATGATTTCTGGCTGGAGCCAACCGGTGGTATCGATCTGGAAAACTACGGCGAGATCCTGCAGATCGCGCTGGATGCGGGCGTGAGTAAAATTATCCCGCATATCTACAGTTCCATCATTGATAAAGCCAGCGGTAATACCCGTCCAGAAGACGTGCGCCAGCTGCTTTCGATGACTAAACAGTTAGTTAAGTAG
- a CDS encoding lactonase family protein encodes MPIARHLLVASLSLLAASVAAQTQYAWVGTYNPNGEGLYRFTVDSQTGALRDKALVGKLPNLAQLTVSADGKSLYAASEVEKGVVQAWRIGSNGELSELNQVASGGAGPVYLSLTPDGRHLLVANYVSGSIAVLPVKEDGTLGEAVDVHQDQGPAGAERPAAAVEGSFAISDHNGPHAHMIAADPSGKFVFSTDLGLDRIYQYRLDSATGKLTPNEPPFINASSPGAGPRHFVFTQQGDGLWLINEEASTLTFYHLDKQSGLLREGKTISALPKEYKGTSFAAGLVLSRDGKQLYVANRLHNSIAHFTVMADGSLSHQEDVWTRGDYPRTLTLDNQGQWLYVMNQRSDNITRFSVAPKDGRLTFSPDYTPVGSPSLMVITAQP; translated from the coding sequence ATGCCCATCGCTCGTCACCTGCTTGTTGCTTCACTTTCTCTGCTTGCCGCCAGCGTTGCTGCGCAGACCCAGTATGCATGGGTCGGCACGTACAACCCCAATGGGGAAGGCCTGTACCGTTTTACCGTCGATAGCCAGACCGGTGCGCTGCGTGATAAGGCGCTGGTGGGTAAACTACCTAACCTCGCCCAGCTCACCGTCTCGGCGGATGGCAAATCGCTGTATGCCGCCAGTGAAGTGGAAAAAGGCGTGGTACAGGCCTGGCGCATCGGCAGTAATGGTGAACTGAGCGAGCTGAATCAGGTCGCTTCCGGCGGCGCCGGGCCGGTTTATCTCTCCCTGACTCCTGATGGCCGCCATCTGCTGGTGGCGAATTACGTCAGCGGCAGCATCGCCGTGCTGCCGGTGAAAGAAGATGGTACCCTGGGTGAAGCCGTGGATGTGCATCAGGATCAAGGTCCTGCGGGCGCAGAACGCCCGGCGGCAGCCGTCGAAGGCAGTTTTGCCATTAGCGATCATAATGGGCCACATGCCCATATGATCGCCGCCGATCCCAGCGGTAAATTCGTTTTTTCGACCGATTTGGGTCTCGACAGGATCTACCAATACCGTCTGGATAGCGCCACCGGCAAGCTAACGCCGAACGAGCCGCCGTTTATTAATGCTTCATCTCCTGGCGCCGGGCCGCGTCATTTTGTCTTTACGCAGCAGGGTGATGGTCTATGGTTGATTAACGAAGAGGCATCGACGCTTACCTTCTATCATCTTGATAAGCAAAGCGGTCTGCTACGTGAGGGGAAAACCATCTCGGCGCTGCCCAAAGAGTATAAGGGCACCAGTTTTGCCGCAGGCCTGGTCCTGAGCCGCGACGGTAAGCAGCTGTACGTTGCCAACCGGCTGCATAACAGCATCGCCCACTTTACGGTGATGGCCGACGGCAGCCTGAGCCATCAGGAGGATGTCTGGACCCGCGGCGACTACCCGCGCACCCTGACTCTGGATAATCAAGGGCAGTGGCTATACGTCATGAACCAGCGTAGCGACAACATTACCCGCTTTAGCGTCGCGCCGAAGGATGGCAGGCTGACCTTCTCCCCGGACTATACTCCGGTCGGCAGCCCGTCGCTGATGGTGATAACCGCTCAACCCTGA
- a CDS encoding BglG family transcription antiterminator → MRFPNQRLAQLFTLLQNETLPQEELAQRLSVSTRTVRADISALNALLLHYGAQFILTRGSGYQLVINDPSRYQTLEENAPKAQHIPRTAADRVHFLLVRFLTSAFSLKLEDLADSWFVSRATLQGDMVDVRERFQRYQLTLETRPRHGMKLFGSEVSIRACLTDLLWELSQQGPLNPLICEEAFDASVPTLLEGVLQETLTRHHVRLTDVGERFICLYGAVAVRRVSEGYPLADFSAEDVAQNVRDAARELVNTMQQLAGKPLAPAEEEWLCVHLAARQVQDIDPGTISADDDEALVNYILSYINQQYNYNLLDDAQLHADLLTHIKTMITRVRYQIMIPNPLLENIKQHYPMAWDMTLAAVSSWGKYTPYAISENEIGFLVLHIGVGLERHYNIGYQRQPQVLLVCDTSNAMVRMIEAILQRKYPQLEIAATISQREYEQRGEIAEDFVISTVRISEKDKPVVTIAPFPTDYQLDQIGKLVLVDRTRPWMLNKYFDEVHFQVIDTPMDQQALFATLCQQLQQEGFVGEEFHDSVVEREAIVSTMLGDGIALPHALGLLAKKTVVYTVIAPHGIAWGDETAHIIFLLAISKSEYEEAMAIYDIFVTFLRERAMARLAATRSFDEFKMVAMECVSRF, encoded by the coding sequence ATGCGATTTCCCAATCAACGTTTAGCGCAGCTGTTTACTCTGTTGCAAAACGAAACGCTGCCGCAGGAGGAGCTGGCGCAGCGGCTGTCGGTTTCTACTCGTACCGTACGCGCGGATATCTCCGCGCTGAACGCGCTATTGCTGCACTACGGCGCGCAGTTTATTCTCACCCGCGGCAGCGGTTATCAGCTGGTTATTAACGATCCGTCGCGCTATCAGACGCTGGAAGAGAACGCGCCAAAAGCGCAGCACATCCCGCGTACCGCGGCGGATCGCGTCCACTTTTTGCTGGTGCGCTTTTTAACATCCGCTTTCTCACTCAAACTGGAAGACCTGGCCGACAGCTGGTTTGTCAGCCGCGCTACCCTGCAGGGTGATATGGTCGACGTGCGCGAGCGTTTCCAACGTTATCAGCTTACCCTCGAAACTCGACCGCGCCACGGCATGAAGCTGTTTGGTAGCGAGGTTTCCATTCGCGCCTGTCTCACCGATCTGCTGTGGGAGCTGAGCCAGCAGGGGCCGCTGAACCCGCTTATCTGTGAAGAGGCGTTTGACGCCAGCGTACCGACGCTGCTGGAAGGCGTGCTGCAGGAGACATTAACCCGCCACCACGTGCGCCTGACTGACGTGGGCGAGCGTTTTATCTGTTTATATGGTGCGGTAGCCGTGCGTCGCGTGAGCGAAGGCTATCCGCTGGCGGATTTTAGCGCCGAAGATGTCGCGCAAAATGTGCGCGACGCCGCCCGCGAACTGGTAAATACCATGCAGCAGCTGGCAGGCAAACCGCTTGCCCCGGCGGAAGAAGAGTGGCTGTGCGTACATCTGGCCGCCCGCCAGGTGCAGGATATCGATCCGGGCACCATCAGCGCCGATGATGACGAAGCGCTGGTCAACTACATCCTGAGCTATATCAATCAGCAATATAACTACAATCTGCTGGACGACGCCCAGCTGCATGCGGATTTACTGACCCATATTAAGACCATGATTACCCGCGTGCGCTACCAGATAATGATCCCTAATCCGCTTCTCGAAAATATCAAACAGCACTATCCCATGGCGTGGGATATGACGCTGGCGGCGGTATCCAGCTGGGGGAAATATACGCCTTACGCCATCAGCGAAAATGAAATTGGCTTCCTGGTGCTGCATATCGGCGTTGGGCTGGAACGCCACTACAACATTGGTTACCAGCGCCAGCCGCAGGTACTGCTGGTATGCGATACCAGTAACGCGATGGTGCGGATGATAGAAGCCATTCTGCAACGTAAGTATCCGCAGCTGGAAATTGCCGCGACCATCTCGCAGCGCGAGTATGAACAGCGGGGAGAAATAGCCGAAGATTTTGTCATCTCCACCGTGCGCATCAGCGAGAAAGATAAGCCGGTGGTCACCATTGCGCCGTTTCCTACCGATTATCAGCTCGACCAAATCGGCAAGCTGGTGCTGGTGGACCGCACCCGCCCCTGGATGCTGAATAAGTATTTTGATGAGGTTCATTTTCAGGTGATTGATACTCCGATGGACCAGCAGGCGCTGTTTGCCACGCTGTGCCAGCAGCTGCAGCAGGAGGGGTTTGTCGGGGAGGAGTTTCATGATTCGGTAGTGGAGCGTGAGGCTATCGTCAGTACCATGCTCGGTGACGGTATCGCGCTACCCCACGCCCTTGGTCTGCTGGCGAAAAAGACCGTGGTTTACACGGTGATTGCCCCGCACGGTATCGCCTGGGGCGATGAGACCGCGCATATCATCTTTCTGCTCGCCATCAGCAAAAGCGAGTATGAAGAGGCGATGGCAATCTACGATATTTTTGTTACCTTCCTGCGTGAACGCGCAATGGCCCGCCTGGCCGCCACCCGCAGCTTTGATGAATTTAAAATGGTGGCCATGGAGTGCGTCAGCCGGTTTTGA
- the nrdG gene encoding anaerobic ribonucleoside-triphosphate reductase-activating protein, whose protein sequence is MNYHQYYPVDIVNGPGTRCTLFVSGCVHECPGCYNKSTWRLNSGMPFTAGMAERIIADLNDTRVRRQGLSLSGGDPLHPQNVPEILKLVQRVRAECPGKDIWVWTGYKLDELNDAQLEVVELINVLVDGKFVQDLKDPALIWRGSSNQVVHHLR, encoded by the coding sequence ATGAATTACCATCAATACTATCCGGTTGATATTGTGAATGGTCCGGGAACCCGCTGCACCCTGTTCGTTTCCGGCTGCGTCCATGAGTGCCCCGGCTGTTATAACAAAAGCACCTGGCGACTGAACTCCGGTATGCCGTTCACCGCCGGAATGGCCGAGCGCATTATTGCTGACCTCAACGATACGCGCGTCAGGCGCCAGGGGCTCTCGCTTTCCGGCGGCGACCCGCTGCACCCGCAGAACGTGCCGGAGATCCTTAAGCTGGTGCAGCGCGTTCGCGCCGAGTGCCCCGGCAAAGATATCTGGGTATGGACCGGCTACAAGCTGGACGAACTCAACGACGCGCAATTGGAAGTGGTGGAGTTAATCAACGTGCTGGTCGATGGCAAATTTGTGCAGGACCTCAAAGACCCGGCGCTGATCTGGCGTGGCAGCAGCAACCAGGTCGTGCACCACCTGAGATAG
- the nrdD gene encoding anaerobic ribonucleoside-triphosphate reductase, whose protein sequence is MTPHVMKRDGCKVPFKSERINEAILRAAKAAGVDDADYCATVAEVVSQQMQGRAQVDINEIQTAVENQLMSGPYKQLARAYIEYRHDRDSQREKRGRLNQEIRGLVEQTNPALLNENANKDSKVIPTQRDLLAGIVAKHYARQHLLPHDVVMAHERGVIHYHDLDYSPFFPMFNCMLIDLKGMLTHGFKMGNAEIEPPKSISTATAVTAQIIAQVASHIYGGTTINRIDEVLAPFVAESFKKHRKIAEEWQIPDAEGYARSRTEKECYDAFQSLEYEVNTLHTANGQTPFVTFGFGLGTSWESRLIQQSILRNRIAGLGKNRKTAVFPKLVFAIRDGLNHKFGDANYDIKQLALECASKRMYPDILNYDQVVKVTGSFKTPMGCRSFLGVWENEDGEQIHDGRNNLGVISLNLPRIALEARGDETEFWKLLDERLQLARKALMTRIARLEGVKARVAPILYMEGACGVRLKADDDVSEIFKNGRASISLGYIGIHETINALFGNKHMYDSEALREKGVAIVQRLREAVDQWKEETGYGFSLYSTPSENLCDRFCRLDTAEFGVIEGVTDKGYYTNSFHLDVEKKVNPYDKIDFEAPYPPLANGGFICYGEYPNIQHNLRALEDVWDYSYQHVPYYGTNTPIDECYECGYTGEFECTSKGFTCPKCGNHDASRVSVTRRVCGYLGSPDARPFNAGKQEEVKRRVKHLGNGQIG, encoded by the coding sequence ATGACACCGCATGTGATGAAACGCGATGGCTGTAAAGTGCCGTTCAAGTCAGAGCGCATTAATGAAGCAATTCTACGTGCAGCTAAAGCAGCGGGAGTCGATGACGCAGACTATTGCGCCACCGTCGCAGAAGTCGTTAGCCAGCAAATGCAGGGCCGCGCCCAGGTTGATATCAACGAGATCCAGACCGCCGTTGAGAATCAGCTGATGTCAGGCCCGTACAAGCAGCTTGCGCGCGCCTACATTGAATATCGCCATGACCGCGATAGCCAACGTGAAAAGCGCGGCCGTTTGAACCAGGAGATTCGCGGCCTGGTTGAGCAAACCAACCCGGCGTTACTCAACGAAAACGCCAATAAAGACAGTAAAGTCATCCCCACCCAGCGCGATCTGCTGGCGGGTATCGTCGCCAAGCACTACGCGCGTCAGCACCTGCTGCCGCATGACGTGGTGATGGCCCACGAGCGCGGCGTGATCCACTATCACGATCTCGACTACTCCCCGTTCTTCCCGATGTTCAACTGTATGCTGATCGATCTAAAAGGCATGCTGACTCACGGTTTTAAAATGGGCAACGCCGAGATTGAGCCGCCGAAATCCATCTCTACCGCGACCGCGGTAACGGCGCAGATTATCGCTCAGGTCGCCAGCCATATTTATGGCGGCACGACCATCAACCGTATTGACGAAGTGCTGGCGCCGTTCGTTGCTGAAAGCTTCAAAAAACATCGTAAAATTGCCGAAGAGTGGCAGATCCCGGATGCAGAAGGCTACGCCCGCTCGCGCACCGAGAAAGAGTGCTACGACGCCTTCCAGTCGCTGGAATATGAAGTCAACACTCTGCATACCGCTAACGGCCAGACGCCGTTCGTCACCTTCGGTTTTGGCCTTGGCACCAGCTGGGAATCGCGCCTGATTCAGCAGTCTATTCTGCGCAATCGCATCGCGGGCCTCGGTAAAAACCGTAAAACAGCGGTGTTCCCGAAGCTGGTTTTCGCTATTCGCGACGGCCTGAATCATAAGTTCGGCGACGCGAACTACGATATTAAACAGCTGGCGCTGGAGTGCGCGAGCAAGCGCATGTATCCGGATATCCTCAACTACGATCAGGTTGTGAAAGTGACCGGTTCGTTCAAAACCCCGATGGGCTGCCGCAGCTTCCTCGGCGTGTGGGAAAACGAGGACGGCGAACAGATCCACGATGGCCGCAATAACCTTGGCGTTATCAGCCTCAATCTGCCGCGCATCGCGCTGGAAGCCAGGGGCGACGAGACCGAATTCTGGAAACTTCTCGATGAACGTCTGCAGCTGGCGCGTAAAGCGCTGATGACGCGCATCGCCCGTCTGGAAGGGGTGAAGGCTCGCGTTGCGCCGATTCTGTATATGGAAGGGGCCTGCGGCGTGCGTCTGAAAGCGGACGACGACGTTTCGGAGATTTTCAAAAATGGTCGCGCGTCTATTTCTCTGGGCTATATCGGTATCCATGAAACCATCAACGCGCTGTTCGGCAACAAGCACATGTACGACAGCGAGGCGCTGCGTGAGAAAGGCGTCGCCATCGTTCAGCGCCTGCGCGAAGCGGTAGACCAGTGGAAAGAAGAGACGGGCTACGGCTTTAGCCTGTACAGCACGCCGAGCGAAAACCTCTGCGACCGTTTCTGTCGTCTGGATACCGCAGAGTTCGGCGTGATCGAAGGCGTAACCGATAAGGGTTATTACACCAACAGCTTCCACCTCGACGTGGAGAAGAAGGTGAATCCGTACGACAAAATTGATTTCGAAGCGCCTTACCCGCCGCTGGCCAATGGGGGGTTCATTTGCTACGGCGAGTATCCGAATATTCAGCACAACCTGAGAGCGCTGGAGGACGTGTGGGACTACAGCTATCAGCACGTACCGTATTACGGAACCAACACGCCAATCGATGAGTGCTACGAGTGCGGCTATACCGGTGAGTTCGAGTGCACCAGCAAGGGCTTCACCTGCCCGAAATGCGGCAACCACGACGCTTCTCGGGTGTCGGTGACCCGCCGCGTATGCGGCTATCTGGGCAGCCCGGACGCTCGTCCGTTCAACGCCGGCAAGCAGGAAGAAGTTAAGCGCCGCGTGAAGCATCTGGGCAACGGGCAGATCGGTTAA